CCGCGGCGCTGCAGGCCCAACACCACCTGCTGCTGCCACCACTGGTCGGGGGCTCCGCAGTAGCCGTAGGCCACGCCCAGCAGTTCGGCGCCGTTCAATCCGGACGGCGCGGCGTCTGGACGAATCTCGCCGACATCGCCGGCTTCGTTGTCTTTGTTGTCCCGGAAGGCGGCCACCGCTCGCCAGCCGATTCGGCGGGTGTGATCGAGCCACATCGCGGCACGTTGACTCTCGGTGCCCGGGGGGTAGCCCATCGCGGTGACGTAGACGCGCAGTGCCGCACCGAGGTGATCCGCCATGTCGCGCGGCGACATGTCGAGGAAGGTCACCAACGTGCAGGTTCCTTTCCCGCAGAAGTGGGAGCGTGCCCGATGCCCGGAGTCCCATTATCGGCGATTGGGTCCGGCGGCGTCGGCCGTTGTGGATCGACATCGCCGGACCGCCGCTACAATCGGCTGGTGAGGCCTGTGGTACGGCGCAGGCCCACCTCGTATTATCAGTGTTAGTTGCCCGCACCAGTCCGTATTGCGCCGTGGGCAATGATATGAGCGGCCGTCGGCAAGGAGGGACGAATGCCACTCTCCGATCATGAGCAGCGCATGCTCGACGAGATCGAGAGCGCGCTCTACGCCGAGGACCCCAAGTTCGCTTCCAGCGTTCGCGGCGGCGCCCTGCGTACCCCGACCACCCGCCGGCGGGTGCAGGGCATGACACTGTTCGTGGTCGGTCTGGTGATGCTGGTCTCCGGTATCCCGATCTACGCGACCACCGTCAATTCGGCATTCCTGATCCTGAGCGTGCTGGGATTCGTGGTCATGTTCGGCGGCGTGGTGTTCGCCATCACCGGCAACCACGCGGCCGCCGGCCGCGAGGGCGCGGCCAAGCCGGGCGGGAGTTCGCAGCGGCGGGTCAAGGGCGGCGGCACGTTCGCCAGCCGGATGGAAGACCGTTTCCGCCGCCGGTTCGAGCCTTAGGCCGATCCAGCGGCACGTGTGATGTGAAAGGGCAGCCGATCGGCTGCCCTTTTTCTTTGCGGTTCAGTGCGCGGCAGCTCCGGTGACACGTTCCGGGGCCAGCGCTTCAGTGCGCGCACCCCACCTCGCCCCACTTTGCCTCCATCGGCGCTGAGCTGGTCGTTTGGTGCCGAGGTAGGCCCTTTTTCGCATGCTCGGACGGCACTATCGCGCATCCGGTGGGGCATAGGGGTGGATTGGACCTAAGAAATGGTGCGTAGTGGGGGATTGTGGGGTATCGTGGGCTAACGAAGTCGACATGGCGGGAGGCGGCCGATGTTCCTCGGCACCTATACGCCCAAGCTCGACGACAAGGGGCGGCTGACACTGCCCGCGAAGTTTCGGGATGCGCTGGCAGGAGGGTTGATGGTCACCAAGAGTCAGGACCACAGCCTGGCCGTGTATCCCCGCGCGGAGTTCGAGCAGTTGGCCCGCCGGGCGGCCAAGGCTTCGCGCAGCAACCCGGACGCGCGAGCATTCCTGCGCAACCTGGCCGCCGCCACGGACGAACAACACCCGGACGCTCAGGGCCGGATCACCCTGTCGCCCGATCACCGTCGCTACGCCAACCTGTCCAAGGAATGCGTGGTCATCGGGTCGGTCGACTACCTGGAGATCTGGGACGCGCAGGCCTGGAGCGACTACCAGCAAACACACGAAGAGAACTTCTCCGCGGCCAGCGATGAAGCACTCAGCGACATCATCTGAGGCGCGCACCCGTGCCTCGTGGCCTCTGTCCGAACCGACCCTGACGTACTTCCCCAACGTCAGGTTCGCGCCGTCGGGCAGGGACCTCGAGGCAAGGGCCTCCGGGCGATCGCAAGCGCGGCGGAGCCGGGCGCTGCGGATCGACCGCGGAGATCCTGCATCGGGCGTCCGCCGATTTCATTGGCCGCAACCTGGAGGTATTGCTGTGGCCGAACAGGGCGAATTCGGACACGTGCCGGTCCTGCTGGACCGTTGCGTGGAGCTGCTCGCTCCGGCGCTGACCAGGCAGTCACCCGACGGCCAGGGCGCGACCCTGGTGGACGCCACCCTCGGGGCCGGCGGGCACACCGAGCGGTTCTTGAGCGAGTTTCCCGGCCTGCGAGTCATCGGTTTGGACCGCGACACCACCGCACTCGACATCGCCGGGGCCCGGTTGGCGCGCTTCGCCGATCGGCTCCAGACGGTCCGCACCCGATACGACGGGATCCCCGCGGCACTGGCCGAATCAGGCTTGGCCGCAACCGGGTCGGTGGCTGCGGTGTTGTTCGACCTCGGGGTGTCCTCGATGCAGCTCGACCGGGTGGAGCGGGGATTTTCCTACGCGCAGGACGCGCCGTTGGACATGCGGATGGACCCGCAGGCCGAGCTCACCGCCGCGGACATCGTGAACACCTACGACGCGGCCGCGCTGACCGACATTCTGCGGC
The window above is part of the Mycolicibacter sp. MU0102 genome. Proteins encoded here:
- the rsmH gene encoding 16S rRNA (cytosine(1402)-N(4))-methyltransferase RsmH — protein: MKHSATSSEARTRASWPLSEPTLTYFPNVRFAPSGRDLEARASGRSQARRSRALRIDRGDPASGVRRFHWPQPGGIAVAEQGEFGHVPVLLDRCVELLAPALTRQSPDGQGATLVDATLGAGGHTERFLSEFPGLRVIGLDRDTTALDIAGARLARFADRLQTVRTRYDGIPAALAESGLAATGSVAAVLFDLGVSSMQLDRVERGFSYAQDAPLDMRMDPQAELTAADIVNTYDAAALTDILRRFGEERFASRIASYIVRRRAQTPFTSTGELTALLYEAIPAPARRTGGHPAKRTFQALRIAVNGELDSLRDALPAALDALVVGGRVAVMSYQSLEDRIVKQQFAAATASRTPVGLPVELPGDEPKFTTLTRGAEKAEADEVERNPRAGSVRLRAVERVQAGPIVASRGK
- a CDS encoding DUF3040 domain-containing protein: MPLSDHEQRMLDEIESALYAEDPKFASSVRGGALRTPTTRRRVQGMTLFVVGLVMLVSGIPIYATTVNSAFLILSVLGFVVMFGGVVFAITGNHAAAGREGAAKPGGSSQRRVKGGGTFASRMEDRFRRRFEP
- a CDS encoding GNAT family N-acetyltransferase, translating into MSPRDMADHLGAALRVYVTAMGYPPGTESQRAAMWLDHTRRIGWRAVAAFRDNKDNEAGDVGEIRPDAAPSGLNGAELLGVAYGYCGAPDQWWQQQVVLGLQRRGVPHPDIARLMASYFELTELHVAPRAQGSGLGEALARRLLAGRPEANVLLSTPETNGEGNRAWRLYRRLGFTDVIRGHHFAGDPRPFAILGRPLPL
- the mraZ gene encoding division/cell wall cluster transcriptional repressor MraZ; amino-acid sequence: MFLGTYTPKLDDKGRLTLPAKFRDALAGGLMVTKSQDHSLAVYPRAEFEQLARRAAKASRSNPDARAFLRNLAAATDEQHPDAQGRITLSPDHRRYANLSKECVVIGSVDYLEIWDAQAWSDYQQTHEENFSAASDEALSDII